Proteins found in one Takifugu rubripes chromosome 17, fTakRub1.2, whole genome shotgun sequence genomic segment:
- the evi5l gene encoding EVI5-like protein isoform X2, with protein sequence MSIPSCSPERESSAGVLPQLECPSSPPGMDQDPLSTGSPVLSPDSSSHDAALSAPALSPADSENLSPDELELLAKLEEQNRLLEADSKSMRSMSGSRRNSGSSLVSSSSASSNLSHLEEDTWILWGRIVNEWEEWRRKKDKLLKELIRKGIPHHFRAIVWQLLGNATDMPVKNQYSELLKMSSPCEKLIRRDIARTYPEHEFFKGQDSLGQEVLFNVMKAYSLVDREVGYCQGSAFIVGLLLMQMPEEEAFCVFVRLMQEYRLRELFKPSMAELGLCIYQFEYLLQEQLPELNLHFRSQSFHTSMYASSWFLTLFLTFLPLPVATRIFDIFMYEGLEIIFRVGLAILQYNQTDLVQLDMEGMSQHFQKVIPHQFDSCPDKLILRAYQIKYNPKRMKKLEKEYTTIKNKEMEEQIEIKRLRTENRLLKQRIETLEKGQVTRAQEAEENYVIKRELAVVRQQCTTASESLEKAQDTIRELQQQKYSEPFVTSLQTQLEQSRLRETELLGALKEMQDKVLDLEKRSSSLPDENNVAALQEEVKQMKLRELEMLRSFREMQDTVSELNQRWQLHMSRGSSTGGGGGHWKESPKKNAMNELQDKLMTVRLREAEAQAELREVKLKALQLESQNQIHSKLIGRNEQERSSLQDRLQMLANQNKALQTQLSEMKRKQAESDCKSKEEVMAVRLREADSMATMAELRQKVAELEIQKEEGLVKGQLNHSDLRQYINQMKNQITELKNENRQLRGQKLGPRGSGGGSSAYQDLCLTSPASAEGDYLSSDDDLLSSPLPANALYPPLSVQCHPSARLDSEGSTDSEAEERTRTPPDPQQLYGSMVCAKALDD encoded by the exons ATGTCTATTCCCAGCTGCagtccagagagagagagctctgcTGGGGTTCTCCCCCAGTTAGAGTGTCCTTCCTCACCACCTGGCATGGACCAAGACCCCTTGTCAACAGGAAGCCCAGTGCTCAGCCCCGACTCCTCCTCTCACGATGCAGCGCTCTCGGCACCGGCGTTGTCCCCAGCAGACTCTGAGAATCTGAGTCCCGatgaactggagctgctggcaaaactggaggagcagaacag GTTGCTGGAGGCGGATTCCAAATCCATGCGATCAATGAGCGGCTCGCGACGCAACAGTGGCTCCTCGCTGGTGTCCAGCTCCTCCGCTTCCTCCAACCTGtcccacctggaggaggacaccTGGATCCTGTGGGGGCGCATCGTCAACGAGTGGGAAGAGTGGAGACGTAAGAAGGACAAACTCCTAAAG GAGTTGATCAGGAAAGGAATTCCCCATCATTTCCGGGCCATTGTCTGGCAGCTGCTGGGTAACGCTACTGACATGCCGGTGAAGAACCAGTACTCTGAGCTGCTGAAGATGTCGTCGCCCTGTGAGAAGCTGATCCGCAGAGATATCGCCCGCACCTACCCCGAGCACGAGTTCTTCAAAGGCCAGGACAGCCTGGGGCAGGAGGTCCTTTTCAACGTCATGAAG GCATACTCTCTGGTGGATCGAGAGGTGGGCTACTGTCAAGGAAGTGCATTCATTGTTGGCCTGCTGCTAATGCAG ATGCCAGAAGAGGAGgcgttttgtgtttttgtgcgtcTGATGCAGGAGTACCGTCTGAGGGAGCTGTTCAAGCCCAGTATGGCTGAACTGGGTCTCTGCATCTACCAGTTTGAATATCTGCTCCAG GAGCAACTGCCGGAGCTGAACCTCCATTTCCGATCCCAGAGTTTTCACACATCCATGTACGCCTCTTCCTGGTTCCTCACTcttttcctcaccttcctcccgcTGCCTGTTGCCACGCGCATCTTTGATATTTTCATGTATGAG GGCCTAGAGATTATCTTCCGCGTTGGCTTGGCCATTCTACAGTACAACCAAACGGACCTCGTTCAGCTGGACATGGAGGGCATGTCCCAG catTTCCAGAAGGTGATTCCTCACCAGTTTGACAGCTGCCCTGACAAGCTGATCCTCAGGGCCTACCAGATCAAATATAACCCCAAGAGGATGAAGAA ACTAGAGAAGGAATATACCACGATCAAGAACAAGGAAATGGAGGAACAGATCGAaatcaag CGGTTACGCACAGAAAACAGACTGTTGAAGCAGAGAATTGAGACTCTAGAGAAG GGTCAGGTGACGAGAGCTCAAGAGGCGGAGGAGAACTACGTGATCAAGCGGGAGTTAGCCGTGGTGAGGCAGCAGTGCACCACAGCCAGCGAGAGCCTGGAAAAAGCACAAGACACCATCCgagagctgcagcaacagaag TACTCGGAGCCGTTTGTGACCAGTCTGCAGACCCAACTGGAGCAGTCCAGGCTGCGCGAGACAGAGCTCCTGGGAGCGCTGAAAGAGATGCAAGATAAAGTCCTCGACCTGGAGAAG aggagcagcagcctgcccGACGAGAACAACGTCGCCGCTttgcaggaggaggtgaagcaAATGAAGCTGAGGGAGCTGGAGATGCTGCGCTCCTTCAGAGAGATGCAGGACACTGTCAGTGAGCTCAACCAGCGCTGGCag CTCCACATGTCGCGCGGCAGCAGcacgggcggcggcggcggtcaCTGGAAGGAATCGCCGAAGAAGAACGCCATGAACGAACTGCAGGATAAACTGATGACGGTCCGACTGAGGGAGGCCGAGGCTCAGGCCGAGCTGAGGGAGGTCAAACTCAAAgcgctgcagctggagagcCAG AACCAGATCCACAGCAAGCTGATTGGTCGGAATGAGCAGGAGCGTTCCAGCCTGCAGGACCGTCTCCAGATGCTGGCCAACCAAAACAAAGCTCTGCAGACTCAGCTCAGCGAGATGAAAAGGAAGCAGGCCGAGTCGGACTgcaag agtaaagaggaggtgatggcaGTTCGACTGAGGGAAGCCGACAGCATGGCCACCATGGCCGAACTCAGGCAGAAGGTTGCTGAACTGGAGATACAG AAGGAAGAGGGgctggtcaaaggtcagctgaaCCACTCGGACCTGAGACAGTACATCAATCAGATGAAGAACCAGATCACGGAGCTCAAGAACGAG AACAGGCAACTGCGAGGACAGAAGCTCGGGCCCAGGGGCAGCGGAGGAGGAAGCTCCGCCTACCAGGATTTGTGCCTGACCAGCCCCGCCTCGGCCGAAGGGGACTACCTGAGCTCGGACGACGACCTGCTCTCCAGCCCGCTGCCTGCCAACGCCCTCTACCCGCCGCTGTCCGTGCAGTGTCACCCGTCCGCCCGCCTGGACAGCGAAGGGAGCACAGACAGCGAGGCAGAGGAGCGGACGCGGACGCCCCCCGACCCCCAGCAGCTGTACGGCAGCATGGTGTGCGCCAAGGCGCTCGACGACTGA
- the evi5l gene encoding EVI5-like protein isoform X1 — MSIPSCSPERESSAGVLPQLECPSSPPGMDQDPLSTGSPVLSPDSSSHDAALSAPALSPADSENLSPDELELLAKLEEQNRLLEADSKSMRSMSGSRRNSGSSLVSSSSASSNLSHLEEDTWILWGRIVNEWEEWRRKKDKLLKELIRKGIPHHFRAIVWQLLGNATDMPVKNQYSELLKMSSPCEKLIRRDIARTYPEHEFFKGQDSLGQEVLFNVMKAYSLVDREVGYCQGSAFIVGLLLMQMPEEEAFCVFVRLMQEYRLRELFKPSMAELGLCIYQFEYLLQEQLPELNLHFRSQSFHTSMYASSWFLTLFLTFLPLPVATRIFDIFMYEGLEIIFRVGLAILQYNQTDLVQLDMEGMSQHFQKVIPHQFDSCPDKLILRAYQIKYNPKRMKKLEKEYTTIKNKEMEEQIEIKRLRTENRLLKQRIETLEKESAALADRLIQGQVTRAQEAEENYVIKRELAVVRQQCTTASESLEKAQDTIRELQQQKYSEPFVTSLQTQLEQSRLRETELLGALKEMQDKVLDLEKRSSSLPDENNVAALQEEVKQMKLRELEMLRSFREMQDTVSELNQRWQLHMSRGSSTGGGGGHWKESPKKNAMNELQDKLMTVRLREAEAQAELREVKLKALQLESQNQIHSKLIGRNEQERSSLQDRLQMLANQNKALQTQLSEMKRKQAESDCKSKEEVMAVRLREADSMATMAELRQKVAELEIQKEEGLVKGQLNHSDLRQYINQMKNQITELKNENRQLRGQKLGPRGSGGGSSAYQDLCLTSPASAEGDYLSSDDDLLSSPLPANALYPPLSVQCHPSARLDSEGSTDSEAEERTRTPPDPQQLYGSMVCAKALDD, encoded by the exons ATGTCTATTCCCAGCTGCagtccagagagagagagctctgcTGGGGTTCTCCCCCAGTTAGAGTGTCCTTCCTCACCACCTGGCATGGACCAAGACCCCTTGTCAACAGGAAGCCCAGTGCTCAGCCCCGACTCCTCCTCTCACGATGCAGCGCTCTCGGCACCGGCGTTGTCCCCAGCAGACTCTGAGAATCTGAGTCCCGatgaactggagctgctggcaaaactggaggagcagaacag GTTGCTGGAGGCGGATTCCAAATCCATGCGATCAATGAGCGGCTCGCGACGCAACAGTGGCTCCTCGCTGGTGTCCAGCTCCTCCGCTTCCTCCAACCTGtcccacctggaggaggacaccTGGATCCTGTGGGGGCGCATCGTCAACGAGTGGGAAGAGTGGAGACGTAAGAAGGACAAACTCCTAAAG GAGTTGATCAGGAAAGGAATTCCCCATCATTTCCGGGCCATTGTCTGGCAGCTGCTGGGTAACGCTACTGACATGCCGGTGAAGAACCAGTACTCTGAGCTGCTGAAGATGTCGTCGCCCTGTGAGAAGCTGATCCGCAGAGATATCGCCCGCACCTACCCCGAGCACGAGTTCTTCAAAGGCCAGGACAGCCTGGGGCAGGAGGTCCTTTTCAACGTCATGAAG GCATACTCTCTGGTGGATCGAGAGGTGGGCTACTGTCAAGGAAGTGCATTCATTGTTGGCCTGCTGCTAATGCAG ATGCCAGAAGAGGAGgcgttttgtgtttttgtgcgtcTGATGCAGGAGTACCGTCTGAGGGAGCTGTTCAAGCCCAGTATGGCTGAACTGGGTCTCTGCATCTACCAGTTTGAATATCTGCTCCAG GAGCAACTGCCGGAGCTGAACCTCCATTTCCGATCCCAGAGTTTTCACACATCCATGTACGCCTCTTCCTGGTTCCTCACTcttttcctcaccttcctcccgcTGCCTGTTGCCACGCGCATCTTTGATATTTTCATGTATGAG GGCCTAGAGATTATCTTCCGCGTTGGCTTGGCCATTCTACAGTACAACCAAACGGACCTCGTTCAGCTGGACATGGAGGGCATGTCCCAG catTTCCAGAAGGTGATTCCTCACCAGTTTGACAGCTGCCCTGACAAGCTGATCCTCAGGGCCTACCAGATCAAATATAACCCCAAGAGGATGAAGAA ACTAGAGAAGGAATATACCACGATCAAGAACAAGGAAATGGAGGAACAGATCGAaatcaag CGGTTACGCACAGAAAACAGACTGTTGAAGCAGAGAATTGAGACTCTAGAGAAG GAGAGCGCTGCTCTGGCAGACAGGCTGATCCAG GGTCAGGTGACGAGAGCTCAAGAGGCGGAGGAGAACTACGTGATCAAGCGGGAGTTAGCCGTGGTGAGGCAGCAGTGCACCACAGCCAGCGAGAGCCTGGAAAAAGCACAAGACACCATCCgagagctgcagcaacagaag TACTCGGAGCCGTTTGTGACCAGTCTGCAGACCCAACTGGAGCAGTCCAGGCTGCGCGAGACAGAGCTCCTGGGAGCGCTGAAAGAGATGCAAGATAAAGTCCTCGACCTGGAGAAG aggagcagcagcctgcccGACGAGAACAACGTCGCCGCTttgcaggaggaggtgaagcaAATGAAGCTGAGGGAGCTGGAGATGCTGCGCTCCTTCAGAGAGATGCAGGACACTGTCAGTGAGCTCAACCAGCGCTGGCag CTCCACATGTCGCGCGGCAGCAGcacgggcggcggcggcggtcaCTGGAAGGAATCGCCGAAGAAGAACGCCATGAACGAACTGCAGGATAAACTGATGACGGTCCGACTGAGGGAGGCCGAGGCTCAGGCCGAGCTGAGGGAGGTCAAACTCAAAgcgctgcagctggagagcCAG AACCAGATCCACAGCAAGCTGATTGGTCGGAATGAGCAGGAGCGTTCCAGCCTGCAGGACCGTCTCCAGATGCTGGCCAACCAAAACAAAGCTCTGCAGACTCAGCTCAGCGAGATGAAAAGGAAGCAGGCCGAGTCGGACTgcaag agtaaagaggaggtgatggcaGTTCGACTGAGGGAAGCCGACAGCATGGCCACCATGGCCGAACTCAGGCAGAAGGTTGCTGAACTGGAGATACAG AAGGAAGAGGGgctggtcaaaggtcagctgaaCCACTCGGACCTGAGACAGTACATCAATCAGATGAAGAACCAGATCACGGAGCTCAAGAACGAG AACAGGCAACTGCGAGGACAGAAGCTCGGGCCCAGGGGCAGCGGAGGAGGAAGCTCCGCCTACCAGGATTTGTGCCTGACCAGCCCCGCCTCGGCCGAAGGGGACTACCTGAGCTCGGACGACGACCTGCTCTCCAGCCCGCTGCCTGCCAACGCCCTCTACCCGCCGCTGTCCGTGCAGTGTCACCCGTCCGCCCGCCTGGACAGCGAAGGGAGCACAGACAGCGAGGCAGAGGAGCGGACGCGGACGCCCCCCGACCCCCAGCAGCTGTACGGCAGCATGGTGTGCGCCAAGGCGCTCGACGACTGA